Genomic segment of Drosophila biarmipes strain raj3 chromosome 2L, RU_DBia_V1.1, whole genome shotgun sequence:
GCGCAGGCCTCGATGGACTCCAGGGGCACCTGCTCCGTGCACTGCAGCCCGTAGGCGGGGCAGGTGAGCGAGGCGGCCAGCGCCTCCACGGCTATTGTGAAGCCCTCGATGGGGGCCAGGAAGAACACGGCCGGATCCTCGCTGGCCACCGGCGCCTTCGATCGGAGGCGCACTGTCACCTGCTGGGGTAATACTTCCTTGGCGAATACCTTGCGCGTCTCATCGCTCTGGGGTTGCACCTCCAAGTGGGCCTCCTTCTTGGCTCCCGATAAtgtggcggaggaggaggaggaggaggttgACGCCACTGAGGGTTGCTCCTGGGCATCGATCTGCCTTAGGGCACTGAAGGTCAGCTGGCGGATCTCCTGGGCACTCAGGACCAGGTCGAAGTGCCGCTCCAGCGTCTGCTTGATCTCCGTGCTCATCAGCGAGTCCATGCCCATGTCGAAGAGGGTCGTCTTGTCGGCGACACTCTTCACATCCCTCAGGCCCATGATATTCGCAATGGTCGCTATCAGACTTAGCCGGTTGGCCTGCTCCGTCTTGCGCTTCTCGGCCACCACCATGGAGGCCATAACGGGATGGGGCTGCTGCAGGAACAGGTCCATGGTCTCCAGGCAGCTGTTCATCCGCTGCGGCAGGGTGCCACCCACCACCGTCTCGTTGTTGCCCATGTGCTCCATGATCAGCCCGGTGTCGCCGATGGCTCCCCACTGGATGGCTGTACCCGGATAACCATATTCCTGTCGCTGCTCGCATATCCTCTCCATTGTGGAGTTGGCCAGTCCGTAGTTGGCCTGTCCCACATTACCTCTTCCACAGGACAAGCTAGAGAAGCAGACAAAGTACTCCAGGGCGGGGCAAATCTCCCGGGAGATCTTGTCCAGGTGCTGGGTGGCGAGCAGCTTGGGTGCCGCTACCTTCTCAAAGTCCTTCGCGCTCTGATCCTCGATCAGACCATCGCGCAGCACCGCCGCCAGGTTGAAGATGCCCCCAACCAGGGCCAACTTGTTGCTCACCTCCAGCAGTTTCTGGCAGCCCACGGCGGTGGTAACGTCATTGGTGTCGATCTGCACCTGAACTCCCCGGTCGTGCCAGCGACGAATCATTAGAGCCTGGTAGCCACTCTTCACTCCCGAACGAGAGCTGAGGACCAGGAAGCGGGCTCCTCGGGACACCAGCCAGTGGGCCAGCTCAAGGCCAAATCCTCCCAGGCCTCCGACCAGGATGTAGCTCTTCTCCGGGTGCATGTAGGAGCGGGGAATGGCCTGGATCTGCCGGAGACGCGGAAGAGCcgcctgctgctcctcctccagaCGCACCTTGACCACCACCTTGCCAATATGCTTACCGGAGGCCATGAAGCGGAAGGCCTTCTCGATTTCCTGCTCCGCAAAGACGGTGGTGGGCAGCGGCTGGACTGCTCCACTCTTGATGCCCTCCGTGACCAGCTTGGCCACCATCAGCTGCATCTCCTCCTCCCCCTCCATCACGCTGTCCAGGAGAATCCCGTGGAAGGAGGTGTTCTTGAGGAACACCGACATGCCCAAGGGGGTGTTGTTACTCAAATCGAACTTACCAATCTCCAGGAAGCGACCATTCAGTGCCAGGCACCGGATGGAGGCCTGCAGCTTCTCCTCCGAGAGGGAGTTAAGCACCAGTTCCACTCCATTTCCGTGGGTCTCACTCATGACCAGCTGCTCGAAGGATGTGTCTCGGGAATTGCCGATGTTCCTGGCCTGCAACTTGGGAAATCTCTTGAGCAGGAACTCCCGTTTCTCCTTGCTGCCCACGGTGGTGAACACGGTCAATCCGTGAGCTAGGGCTACCGAAATGGCAGCCTGACCCACTCCTCCGGAACCAGCATGGATAAGGATCTTCTCACCCTCCTTCATCTGTCCTCGGACCACCAAGGCATAATAGACAGTGGCGTAAACACAGGGAACCGTAGAGGCCTCCTCCATCGTCCATTTCGAGGGGATTTCCCAAAGAAGATTCTTGTTTGCCAGGCAGTTGGTGGCCAGGGACTTAGCAGTGACCATGGCCATGATGCGACGGCCACGAGAGTCCCTACCAGCAAACTCCAGTCCTAGGACGCAGTCCTGGTAGGCCAGATCCCCTGGCAGAGCATCTACACCCAGTTTGCCCGAGGCCAGCATCACGTCTCGGAAATTTAGAGGAGCATAATAGACGGTACAGGGCTCCAGGTGCGACTGGCTGGGATTCGAACGGGGACTCTCGATCCAGCGCAGCGAGGAGAGATCGCCCTTTACCAGGGTGTTCACATAGGCCTGCTCCACGGGCAGCAGGGGTGATTGAGATTCCATCTTCAGGTGACGGAAGCTGCCCCAATTTCCATTCCTGTACACATTAATGGCCAGATCCTTGGCCAACTGTTCGGCGTAGAAGGGATCGTCCAGGGAAAACTGGGGCACACCTTCATCAAGGATCAGATAGAGCCGCAGACAGTTTCCACCCGACTCCCTCTTCAGGCAGTTCATCAAGCCCAAAGCTCCGGAATTGGGTTCCCCCTGAGCCACCAAGTAGAGATTCTTCTGCTCCGCTTGGGCTTTGGCAAACTGACTTTTCAGATCATTGACCCACTTGAACTGCCGGTTGGTCAGCTGAAGAATGAGATTCTGGGTAGATTGGATAGTCGCAGCTTTTCTGACCAGGACTAGGACTCGATCTGCCCCAAAGAACTGCTCCAAAACGGGCACCAACTTCAGTTTGTTCAACTTCTCCTTTCCTATTATGTTGTACCTGCTGGCGGCTTCCTCCAGGAGCAGGAAACCCGTCTCAGCTTTTAGGCTATCCAGGCAGTGTTGCAGATCCTTGAGAGAGTTTTTGGCCAGAATGTCCGAGGAGTATACGAAATGACACTGCTGCTCCACTGCGCCAGCAGAGATATCTTTGAATATCAACCTAATGCCATGCTCTTTGAGCTGATCACCAAGTTCGGATTCGTTGGAGGAGCTGCTGACCACCGCAAGGTCAGCCACCAGGATGGGCTCTCGCTCTATTAGCTCAACCAGCTGCGGGGCAGTTAGGTTATCCAAGGAGGACTTAGTTCCAGCCAGTTCCACGCCCTTGAGCTTCATAGCTCCGCCGCTGTTTTCGATCACCAATTGAATGGCCACCGCCAGAGCTGTGCTCCTCGACTTCTGCTGATCCTCCCGCTGGCCCAGGTGCTGGAAATGTGGCCAGTATCTGTAGCGCTCCAAGCTGGGCGCGGATTGGCCACCGGACCGCCTCTGGGTCTGGGCGGTTTTCATCTTGTGGATCTCCACTCCGCCGCACTTGACCACCGAGATGTTGCGGTGCCAGTTGACCGTCAGCTTCTGCTGGTGCTTCTTGGCCAGCTCCAGATGCTTCAGAGGATCTATTAGGGCCCTCTCGATCCCCGTGGGCACGTACAGCTCGCGGATGTCGTTGCTCAGGATGCGGAACTGCAGCATGGTGTCCATGAAGCTGATCCAGTTATCCGCCCACTGCAGGCGACCTGTCACCGCCGCTATATCCGTCTCCAAAATGCCCTGATTTTAAGTTGGTTATTGTAAACataataaaaaaggtttaGCTCTCATTCATTgaacaattaattaataatttcaaataattaaatattcattatataaatagttctgataatatatttgaatagTTATTAGTAATTCAAttcttttaaacatttatttaaatttaacattaaaatttaataagcgGAAAAAGtacttaatttaatatttattttacttaaaacTCACCTGGAAAACCCCACTGTAGTCGTAGCCCCTCAGCCTCAGTTCCTTGTAGATGTCTTTGGTGCTCAGCTTGTTGGAGCCAGCGATGCCTGGCAGAGATGgcagctgcagttgctcctGCTGAACATTGGTCACCAGGCGGATCTTTCCCGATGCCACCAGGCTGCTGCCCTCGCAGATTTCGAAGGAGCTGCTGCCCGGGAAGAAGTTGAGTGTCAGTTTCACCACGGTGCCCACGCTAAGAATCGTGGCCCGATGGAAGACGACATCCTCGAAGAGCACGGGAGTGCGCAGGTAGTCCAATCCCTGCTGCTGAGCGAGACTCATCCAGGCCAAAGTCATGTAGCCGGTGGCCGGGAACAGAATCCTCCCGTCGATAGTGTGCCCAGCCAGATAGGCATTCTCCTCCTTGCCCAAATCCAGTTCCACGCTCAGCTGGCCCGCTTGCCGACCGCCCTTGAACTTCGGATAGTTCCATTTCTGGCTGTGATCCCAACCAATCAGGGAGCCCAGCATGGCAGTGCCTCGGGAGACGGGGTAGCTAATGGCAGGGGAGATCTTCAGGATCTGTGGCTGACCTCCGGCGGCGAAGAGTCTGCCCAACTGACTCAGCAGGAACTCAAAGTTGTTGGCATGACCGCGTTGCATCAGGCTCACATAGCTGATCTGGGGGCTCAGGGATCGGAGTATCGCCCGGAAGAGTCCATGGGGTGCTATCTCCACAATGAGGGCATTCTGTGGGATCTTCTTGACGGCCTGGTGGAAGAGCACGGGCGAGATCAGGTTGCTTATGAAGTAACCAGCGGATGCCAGGTGGTTCTTCTCCGTTTCCCAATCCTCTTCTTTGACGCTGGTACTCAGCCACCGGGGACTCTTCTCAATGGGTTCCGGGATCAGTTTCTCCAGATTTCTACGTAGCATGGGAGCTGCTCCTGCAATGTACGGACTATGGAAGGCATAGCCTCCGGAACCCACTTCCCTCACAAAGGTTCCCTCCGCCGTCAGCTTCTTGATCATTGCATCCATGGAATCCGGTGGCCCGGAAACTGTGCAGTTATCTTCGCTATTGTGACACACTCGATAGCAATCCTCTGGGATATGGGCTCTGATCTCCTCCCAGCTGAGACCCACCGCTGCCATCTTTCCTCGTGGCAGATCCGGAGTGTCCAGGACACTCCTACCGCGCCAGTAGGCGGCCAGCACAGTTTGCTCTGCCGTGAGACATCCGTCCATGTAGGCTGCTCCCAGCTCACCAGCCGAGTGGCCAATGATGCCATCAGGCCGGATCTCCAGCACCCGGAGAAGATCTGTCAGTGCCACCTGAACGGCGGACACGGACACGAAGGAGTACAACATGTTGTCAAAGGTACGTTCTGTGGAGCGGGTCAGTACTTCTATGAGATCAAAGTCCACCTTGGCTAGCACCTAGAATAAATTAGTAAAGTAATAATCTAATGTAAATTCGAGATGAGATACTATTAAGTTGAttgttaaagttttaaataaaataaaatttcgtttgtttaacaaaacagactactaatttaatttaatttattgttcaTGGCCCCACAAGGATTACTCCTTCAGGGCTCTAGGAAAAATTCATTTTAGACTCATTAGAGTGTTCCTCTCCACGGAAATCTTTAGTAAAAGGCGAAAGATTTATTCGACAATTGAAGAGAAACCAGAGTAAATTTTCACCCCAAAGAAATGCATCTACATTTGATATAGACGAGAACCAATTGGGAATTATAGTAAAATAGTGTAGGGTAGTGATCAACATTTTTCAGGAAGAAGATTAGGTAAAGAATGCAtgtttcaaatattttgtttttgaatttcattCAAGATAACCATTTTAAATGTAGTTTGATCGTATCAAACAAAGGAAATAACTTAAAGTAATTTAACAGTGTATATTCagattgaatttaaaaacaaattatatactGAAATGATCTATAAAGTAGGAATAGTTGTCTAAAACACTTCTTGCTATTACTACCCAAGATTAAACTGATCGTACGTTTAAAATACAACCGTAGATCCTTAACACTTTAACTTAAAAGCTAAATACTTTCAACTCTGAATAAGGCAAAATATggtataatttataaatgatGGCCCCAAACGCATACGCCTTCGGGGCTCTgaacaaaaaattagtttaGACTCATTATAGTGTTCCTCTCCACGGAAATCTTTAGTAAAAGGCGAAAGATTTATTCGACAATTGAAGAGAAACCAGAGTAACTTTTCAACGCCAGCCAAGGGTGTCTGTACCCGAGTTGTGCTAGAACCACTTGGGAATTTTAACGAGAGAAAGGTATTGCCCAAAGGTGGGCTATAATTTTAGATAAGGGTGGGATCTTCAGGTAAAACCTTAAGGGTTTTCTTCCCTCAAAAGAAAATCCGTATCGTAATGGTTAGGAAATGTGTTAAACGTAAGAGGCTAAGGCTATTTAAACACTAAATACTAAACACTAAACTCACCTCGGCGCACTTTTCAATGGACTTTCGGAACACCTCCAGCTGCATGAGATCCTTGGCCATGCTGGCCCACTGGCTGCCCATGCCGGCGTAGACGAACCAGATGGGTCGCTCTTCCTCCTCGTAGGGCAGCACCTCCTCCTTGACGGAGCCACTGGACCCCAGGACAGCGTATCCCCTGAACGGATGCAAGGGAATCGGATGGGAATGGATGTCATTGATAAGGGTCAGCAGCTCCGGATCGGCCTTTTGCTCGGTGGCCACTTTCAGCAACTGATGCACTGCCTCCTCCGTGCGGCCAGAGCAGGTGACTAGCCTCAGGGATTGCTCGGCCTCCTTCGCATTTGGAGAAGCCCTAGGAACTTTGGCCTTCGCATGGGACTTGAGCACCACATGGGCATTGGCTCCTCCAAAGCCGAAGGAGTTGAGACCCACGATGCCACCCTGCCAGGGGAGGTTCCGTTCCACCACCTTGAGACGTCCATCGACCAAGGCCGGAACCGAAGGATTCGGAGTGCGGTAGTGCAGATTTTTTGGAATGATGCCCTCCTCCATGGCGATGATCATCTTGGCCAGGGCACTCACCCCGGAGGCAGGCTCCGCGTGACCCATGTTGGACTTCACCGAGCCAATGAGCAGCGGACTTGATCGCGAGGGCCGACAGAAGAAGTTGCTCAGCATGTTGGCCTCCTGGTCATCGCCCACTGGTGTGCCACTGCCATGTGCCTCCACGTAGACCACATCATCCGGATTAAGGCCTATTTCGCTATATGTTTCCTCCAGCAAAGCCTGCTGCATCCGGCCATCTGGAAAGGTCACGCCCTGTTCCTTGAAGCCATCCGTGTTTGTGCGCACATTCAGGATGCTGGCGTACACCCGCTTGGCCTCCTTTCGCCTCTGGAGCAGCACCACGGCACACGTGTCCGCCCGGGCATAGCCATTGGCCGCCGCATCGAAGGTCTTGCAGGAGCCGTCGTGGCTGACGATGCCCAGCCGCAGGAACTGGAGGGCAAAGATGGGTTTCAGGATGAGATTCACACCGGCCACCAGGGCGTAGTCGCAGCGACCCGCCCGCATGTCGGCGAAGGCGTGGTTCAAG
This window contains:
- the LOC108027663 gene encoding fatty acid synthase; amino-acid sequence: MPNKKKAQAAKAASEDGDIVISGLSGKLPESSNIEEFKYNLLNGIDMVTDEPRRWEAGIYGLPERMAKMKDSDLEKFDDKFFSVHQKQAELMDPCMRMLLELTHEAIIDAGINPAQLRGSRTGVYIGLSFVETEHEIPNMEPSSINGYCLTGCARAMFANRISYTFDFKGPSFIVDTACSSSLVALNHAFADMRAGRCDYALVAGVNLILKPIFALQFLRLGIVSHDGSCKTFDAAANGYARADTCAVVLLQRRKEAKRVYASILNVRTNTDGFKEQGVTFPDGRMQQALLEETYSEIGLNPDDVVYVEAHGSGTPVGDDQEANMLSNFFCRPSRSSPLLIGSVKSNMGHAEPASGVSALAKMIIAMEEGIIPKNLHYRTPNPSVPALVDGRLKVVERNLPWQGGIVGLNSFGFGGANAHVVLKSHAKAKVPRASPNAKEAEQSLRLVTCSGRTEEAVHQLLKVATEQKADPELLTLINDIHSHPIPLHPFRGYAVLGSSGSVKEEVLPYEEEERPIWFVYAGMGSQWASMAKDLMQLEVFRKSIEKCAEVLAKVDFDLIEVLTRSTERTFDNMLYSFVSVSAVQVALTDLLRVLEIRPDGIIGHSAGELGAAYMDGCLTAEQTVLAAYWRGRSVLDTPDLPRGKMAAVGLSWEEIRAHIPEDCYRVCHNSEDNCTVSGPPDSMDAMIKKLTAEGTFVREVGSGGYAFHSPYIAGAAPMLRRNLEKLIPEPIEKSPRWLSTSVKEEDWETEKNHLASAGYFISNLISPVLFHQAVKKIPQNALIVEIAPHGLFRAILRSLSPQISYVSLMQRGHANNFEFLLSQLGRLFAAGGQPQILKISPAISYPVSRGTAMLGSLIGWDHSQKWNYPKFKGGRQAGQLSVELDLGKEENAYLAGHTIDGRILFPATGYMTLAWMSLAQQQGLDYLRTPVLFEDVVFHRATILSVGTVVKLTLNFFPGSSSFEICEGSSLVASGKIRLVTNVQQEQLQLPSLPGIAGSNKLSTKDIYKELRLRGYDYSGVFQGILETDIAAVTGRLQWADNWISFMDTMLQFRILSNDIRELYVPTGIERALIDPLKHLELAKKHQQKLTVNWHRNISVVKCGGVEIHKMKTAQTQRRSGGQSAPSLERYRYWPHFQHLGQREDQQKSRSTALAVAIQLVIENSGGAMKLKGVELAGTKSSLDNLTAPQLVELIEREPILVADLAVVSSSSNESELGDQLKEHGIRLIFKDISAGAVEQQCHFVYSSDILAKNSLKDLQHCLDSLKAETGFLLLEEAASRYNIIGKEKLNKLKLVPVLEQFFGADRVLVLVRKAATIQSTQNLILQLTNRQFKWVNDLKSQFAKAQAEQKNLYLVAQGEPNSGALGLMNCLKRESGGNCLRLYLILDEGVPQFSLDDPFYAEQLAKDLAINVYRNGNWGSFRHLKMESQSPLLPVEQAYVNTLVKGDLSSLRWIESPRSNPSQSHLEPCTVYYAPLNFRDVMLASGKLGVDALPGDLAYQDCVLGLEFAGRDSRGRRIMAMVTAKSLATNCLANKNLLWEIPSKWTMEEASTVPCVYATVYYALVVRGQMKEGEKILIHAGSGGVGQAAISVALAHGLTVFTTVGSKEKREFLLKRFPKLQARNIGNSRDTSFEQLVMSETHGNGVELVLNSLSEEKLQASIRCLALNGRFLEIGKFDLSNNTPLGMSVFLKNTSFHGILLDSVMEGEEEMQLMVAKLVTEGIKSGAVQPLPTTVFAEQEIEKAFRFMASGKHIGKVVVKVRLEEEQQAALPRLRQIQAIPRSYMHPEKSYILVGGLGGFGLELAHWLVSRGARFLVLSSRSGVKSGYQALMIRRWHDRGVQVQIDTNDVTTAVGCQKLLEVSNKLALVGGIFNLAAVLRDGLIEDQSAKDFEKVAAPKLLATQHLDKISREICPALEYFVCFSSLSCGRGNVGQANYGLANSTMERICEQRQEYGYPGTAIQWGAIGDTGLIMEHMGNNETVVGGTLPQRMNSCLETMDLFLQQPHPVMASMVVAEKRKTEQANRLSLIATIANIMGLRDVKSVADKTTLFDMGMDSLMSTEIKQTLERHFDLVLSAQEIRQLTFSALRQIDAQEQPSVASTSSSSSSATLSGAKKEAHLEVQPQSDETRKVFAKEVLPQQVTVRLRSKAPVASEDPAVFFLAPIEGFTIAVEALAASLTCPAYGLQCTEQVPLESIEACAAYYLSQIQKLQPLGPYHIVGYSYGCLLAHAIGVALEQRRFGVKVIMLDGAPTMASGYVQEAKKQTDDLNRQQSMTLAYFGALLADVDYNQLLQVLDGFQTWPSKLDKLADTLAGHTQQTREVIKKAACMFKQKLLLSESYKGAQQLHSDVVLIKSAEHNAIMAQDYGLKEICSAQIDMHVVQGTHRTFLKEPHTLQIIERVLRKRP